Proteins encoded in a region of the Anopheles ziemanni chromosome 2, idAnoZiCoDA_A2_x.2, whole genome shotgun sequence genome:
- the LOC131282350 gene encoding protein Malvolio gives MNANEDVLTSFGGPQDGNNGEMNSEAVSRSSSASTTPSSTKSLFEPSEESSLHNGSSSYYSGGRVAVPAAEANGFSFRKLWAFTGPGFLMSIAYLDPGNIESDLQSGVVARYSLLWVLLGATLLGLAMQRLAIKIGVVTGLHLAELCYRKYRTIPRLLLWLMVEVAIIGSDMQEVIGTAIAIYLLSSKRIPLYVGVLITVFDTLSFLFLDKYKLRRLELFFGFLITTMAVSFGYQYIISDIPQLEVIKGMFIPWSSDYRPGTLLQAVGIIGAVIMPHNLYLHSALVKSRVINRSQTNEVKDANRYYFIEASLALLVSFIINVFVVSVFAQDLYGKTNQNVIDTCANTPFAGDINSAFVANNVTAEINIYKAGLVLGCFYGGASMYVWAIGILAAGQSSTMTGTYAGQFAMEGFLNLQWVRWKRVLFTRTVAVIPAFYVAFFSRLEDLTKMNDILNAVMALQLPFAAIPTVAFTCCSALMLEFVNGAVEKIISIALSFTVIGVNLYFIIANLEHVELTALMIFGVVVFGVFYITFNAYLILHMMVYMGNKTLAGNRFVQRFVLVERWDDNTFVTNVPSANEQS, from the exons ATGAATGCCAACGAAGACGTTCTAACCTCCTTTGGAGGACCGCAGGATGGGAATAATGGAGAAATGAACAGTGAGGCTGTGAGCCGATCATCTTCAGCTTCCACAACTCCAAGCTCCACGAAAAGCTTATTCGAGCCTTCGGAAGAATCCTCACTTCACAATGGATCGAGCTCATACTACAGTGGGGGACGGGTTGCAGTTCCGGCCGCAGAAGCt AACGGATTCAGTTTCCGTAAGTTATGGGCGTTTACCGGGCCTGGATTTCTTATGTCCATTGCGTATTTGGATCCGGGGAACATTGAGTCCGATTTACAGAGCGGGGTAGTGGCAAGGTATAGCCTGCTATGGGTGCTACTCGGTGCTACGCTGTTGGGACTCGCCATGCAACGGCTGGCAATCAA GATTGGTGTTGTAACAGGATTGCATCTGGCGGAACTGTGCTATAGGAAGTATAGAACCATTCCTAGATTGTTGCTTTGGCTAATGGTTGAAGTGGCCATCATCGGGTCCGATATGCAGGAGGTGATTGGTACCGCGATTGCCATATATCTATTATCATCCAAACG GATACCTTTGTACGTCGGGGTGCTGATAACTGTTTTCGATACGTTATCGTTTCTATTCCTGGATAAATATAAACTGCGGCGTCTGGAACTATTCTTCGGATTTCTAATCACCACCATGGCCGTATCGTTTGGTTACCAG tATATCATCAGTGATATACCACAATTAGAAGTTATAAAGGGTATGTTTATTCCTTGGTCGTCCGACTACCGCCCAGGAACGCTGTTGCAAGCAGTTGGGATCATTGGTGCAGTCATTATGCCACACAACTTGTACCTGCATTCGGCACTCGTTAAG tcaCGAGTCATAAACCGAAGCCAAACGAACGAGGTTAAGGATGCCAACCGGTACTACTTCATTGAGGCATCGTTGGCGCTTTTGGTTTCCTTCATAATAAACGTGTTTGTGGTGTCGGTCTTTGCACAAGATCTGTATGGGAAAACCAATCAAAATGTG ATCGACACATGCGCCAATACTCCATTTGCTGGTGATATTAACTCGGCATTCGTCGCAAACAATGTCACTGCCGAGATCAACATCTACAAGGCCGGGCTGGTATTAGGATGTTTCTACGGTGGAGCGTCAATGTATGTTTGGGCCATTGGTATTTTAGCTGCGGGTCAAAGTTCGACCATGACTGGAACCTATGCGGGACAGTTTGCGATGGAG GGTTTTCTGAATTTGCAATGGGTGCGATGGAAGCGAGTGTTGTTCACTCGAACAGTGGCCGTTATTCCCgcgttttatgttgcattctTTAGTCGATTGGAGGACCTGACGAAGATGAATGATATACTTAATGCAGTAATGGCACTGCAACTGCCATTTGCTGCAATTCCCACAGTAGCATTTACGTGTTGCAGTGCACTCATGCTCGAGTTCGTCAATGGAGC ggttgaaaaaataatttctatCGCCCTGAGCTTTACCGTGATTGGAGTAAATCTATATTTTATCATTGCAAACCTGGAACATGTGGAGCTGACTGCTCTGATGATATTTGGTGTTG TGGTTTTTGGCGTTTTCTACATCACATTCAATGCATACCTTATTCTCCATATGATGGTTTATATGGGCAACAAAACTCTAGCAGGCAATAGG TTCGTTCAACGGTTTGTCTTAGTGGAGCGCTGGGATGATAACACGTTTGTCACGAACGTACCATCGGCTAATGAGCAGAGTTGA
- the LOC131293644 gene encoding interaptin — protein sequence MDVCSDSEKSRLQEFTLSVNNSVLDANNSQGSTSNNATSEMGDSANTTVVLNSSFPKQQEASAPDGLDKITRFPLGIARECNQTINSLNSSKERIKSSLLSSPISNDLRLAGKENMFTNTFDAQLFEFPTETKPQGDKFPLDVHEISSVPDAIPAHCAQSEEEQFTPGSDYIFSAADFDCLLSRGSSQAETAAVTASAASSSQETSTDLPRHSVLINFDPLLRRQTIIASPDNNDTIGNLETTSACLALVDFAHQQLQQQQQQQQQQLHGSFNVSPLIPLVETNEFEHIGVLQQEDSSLVSSAVPDAATEQLELTLTTVESGYIEGVNTPERTQPTESNTLEQTVVEAQILNNSVSIALEERAPDQNQEENGENTDRLSLSGSSIEQDFFKSIKSEEQYTQQLFTDTSNPVVELAPKVSPVKPTNSEEPLGETIVSTDDGEQQQDDIKETTESALAAVLLVAQSNSASDVKTEKDIETLVEFETAPVESNVLISFSNMLAEPLQEKQNSTIHNMSDDRMAQHEDENVDSAKKNKSEDINIADMEKKMHDVELREENMLKRITEKDKTISKMSNVVEAYERTIAELISEKEMLIRNHELECESLKQDNEINAQHLESLEKTFSNLYMKYDRMKKNAVKYKEHEEKLLEKIMKLEESLRAQEQRYEKMKSHAMSQLEIANTKIDEALRNHSQESAKLKAQIKKEELYRISINEQLIQKSKENEELVKICDELISETN from the exons ATGGACGTTTGCTCAGattccgaaaaaagtcgctTGCAGGAATTCACCCTTAGCGTAAATAACAGCGTGCTGGACGCGAACAACTCCCAAGGCAGTACGTCCAACAATGCAACGTCCGAAATGGGAGACTCGGCCAACACAACCGTTGTGCTGAATAGCAGTTTTCCCAAGCAACAAGAAGCAAGTGCACCTGACGGCTTAGACAAAATCACGCGATTTCCACTGGGAATTGCTAGGGAGTGCAACCAAACGATAAACTCCTTGAATAGCAGTAAGGAGCGCATAAAATCGAGCTTGCTCAGCAGTCCCATTAGCAATGACTTGCGTCttgcgggaaaagaaaacatgtttacaAACACGTTCGATGCTCAATTGTTCGAATTTCCTACGGAAACTAAGCCTCAGGGCGATAAATTTCCCTTGGATGTGCACGAAATATCGTCGGTTCCTGATGCAATCCCAGCCCACTGCGCTCAATCAGAAGAGGAGCAATTTACACCTGGCAGTGATT ATATTTTTTCGGCGGCTGACTTCGATTGTTTACTGTCCCGTGGATCCTCGCAGGCGGAGACTGCGGCAGTAACAGCATCGGCAGCATCTTCATCACAAGAAACATCTACCGACCTTCCGAGGCACTCGGTGCTCATCAATTTCGACCCACTTTTGCGTCGGCAAACCATCATCGCTTCGCCAGACAATAATGACACCATAGGAAATCTCGAAACGACATCCGCATGTCTGGCCTTGGTTGATTTTGCAcatcagcagctgcagcaacaacaacaacaacaacaacagcagctacACGGTTCCTTCAACGTTAGTCCACTCATCCCACTGGTGGAGACGAATGAATTTGAGCATATAGGAGTTTTGCAACAGGAGGATTCAagtttggtgtcttcggctgTGCCAGATGCGGCTACAGAGCAATTAGAATTAACTCTAACTACAGTTGAAAGTGGTTATATCGAAGGTGTAAATACCCCAGAACGAACGCAGCCTACTGAATCGAACACCCTAGAGCAGACCGTCGTTGAAGCGCAGATTTTGAATAATTCAGTGAGTATCGCTTTGGAAGAACGTGCCCCAGATCAGAACCAGGAAGAGAACGGGGAAAATACGGATCGTCTTTCGCTTTCTGGTAGCTCTATAGAGCAAGATTTCTTTAAAAGTATTAAAAGTGAAGAGCAATACACACAGCAACTTTTCACGGATACGAGTAACCCAGTTGTGGAACTAGCGCCAAAAGTGAGTCCGGTTAAACCGACCAATTCCGAGGAACCATTGGGCGAAACTATTGTATCCACGGATGACGGAGAACAGCAGCAAGACGACATAAAGGAAACGACAGAATCTGCCTTAGCGGCGGTATTGCTCGTTGCACAGTCTAACTCAGCGTCGGacgttaaaacagaaaaggatATAGAAACTCTTGTTGAGTTCGAAACGGCCCCTGTG GAAAGCAATGTGCTAATCTCCTTCAGCAACATGCTTGCCGAACCATTACAAGAAAAGCAGAACAGCACAATCCACAATATGAG tGACGATCGAATGGCTCAGCACGAAGATGAAAATGTGGATTcggcaaagaaaaataaaagtgaagA CATCAACATTGCAGACATGGAAAAAAAGATGCATGACGTTGAACTGAGGGAAGAGAATATGCTGAAACGAATCACCGAGAAGGATAAAACTATTTCTAAAATGAG CAATGTCGTTGAGGCATACGAACGTACGATTGCAGAATTGATATCAGAAAAGGAAATGTTGATTCGAAATCATGAATTAGAATGTGAAAGTCTAAAACAAGACAACGAGATCAATGCCCAGCATCTTGAATCGTTGGAAAAAACATTCTCCAACCTGTACAT GAAATATGATCGGATGAAAAAGAATGCCGTCAAGTACAAAGAGCACGAAGAAAAGCTATTGGAAAAGATAATGAAACTGGAAGAAAGTCTTCGTGCACAGGAGCAACGGTACGAAAAGATGAAAAGTCATGCAATGAGTCAACTAGAGAT TGCTAATACCAAAATCGATGAAGCACTGCGCAACCATTCCCAGGAATCGGCAAAATTAAAGGCACAGATAAAGAAGGAGGAATTGTACCGAATTTCAATCAATGAACAGCTCATTCAAAAGTCGAAGGAAAACGAGGAGTTGGTGAAAATCTGTGACGAGCTGATTAGCGAAACCAATTAA
- the LOC131282807 gene encoding nucleolar complex protein 3 homolog, with amino-acid sequence IGIVDKEQQTLKKDTLSRINYENKLLTYYKQFLKHLERITEKYTRMLRESKKLSTDTRQLLETTVQCMCDLVLAHPYFNYSPNIVQVLVIMLNDAKESVRKIVHSCFSTLFKTDARLDLSYHTVRHINMLIKKKERNIFPEMVSCLKYLQIHRINMHEETLLELKKQKLEKQKSYFINMSRKERKRKKKLQELEKDIFETKAEESKQVVRRKLTDISKMAFMIYFKILKCYPDSRVLSATLEGLSKFAHTINIEFFADLVELLNNLLVNASLGYREQLHCIQTVFVILSGQGEVLNIDPARFYSHFYKNLLYVNAGKNHEDMESILKTLDIILFKRRRNVTYYRFVGFVKRLATLCLQVLPNGSLGLISLIRSCMNMNQQLDILLDTEADVGSGKFDPLNEEPEFSNASCTALFETTCLTRHYHQTVRKMITNVLKGADNVPISAGRTLTPGEFYTNYDCSEMVFNPEIPQPSKVKYPSRNRSLLALALVQKSFLENYNPVVPLAVSNTDALMFDYYHECAKKHKC; translated from the exons ATCGGCATTGTAGACAAAGAACAGCAAACAT TAAAAAAGGATACACTCTCCAGAATAAATTACGAAAACAAGCTTTTGACATACTATAAGCAATTTCTGAAACATCTGGAGCGCATAACGGAGAAATATACTCGGATGCTGCGGGaatcgaaaaaattgtccacTGATACTCGTcagttgctagaaactaccGTACAGTGTATGTGCGATTTGGTTTTGGCACATCCGTACTTCAACTATAGCCCAAATATTGTCCAGGTGCTCGTTATCATGCTGAACGATGCGAAGGAAAGTGTTCGAAAAATAGTTCACTCATGTTTCAGTACGCTATTCAAGACCGATGCAAGATTGGATCTAAGCTACCAT ACGGTTCGCCATATTAACATGCTGATAAAAAAGAAggaacgaaacatttttccgGAAATGGTGTCCTGCCTCAAATATCTGCAGATCCATCGAATCAATATGCACGAGGAAACATTGCTAGAgctgaaaaagcaaaaactagAGAAACAAAAGTCGTACTTCATCAACATGTCACGAAAGGAACgtaagcgaaagaaaaaacttcAGGAATTGGAAAAGGACATCTTCGAAACGAAGGCCGAGGAAAGCAAACAGGTGGTACGACGCAAGCTGACCGACATTTCCAAAATGgcttttatgatttatttcaaaatattaaaatgctATCCCGATTCACGGGTTCTGAGTGCAACACTGGAAGGGCTTTCGAAGTTCGCGCACACTATCAATATTGAATTCTTTGCCGATTTGGTGGAATTGCTAAACAATCTACTAGTAAACGCTTCGCTTGGGTATCGCGAGCAATTGCACTGTATCCAAACCGTGTTCGTTATCCTCAGTGGACAGGGAGAAGTTCTAAATATCGATCCAGCAAGATTTTATTcgcatttttacaaaaatcttCTGTATGTTAATGCAG GTAAAAATCATGAAGATATGGAATCAATCCTAAAAACATTGGACATCATTCTCTTCAAGCGTCGTCGTAACGTTACGTACTATCGCTTTGTTGGTTTTGTAAAGCGTCTTGCTACGCTTTGTCTTCAGGTGCTGCCTAACGGGTCCCTTGGTCTGATATCGTTGATTCGCAGCTGTATGAACATGAATCAACAGCTCGACATTCTGCTTGATACGGAAGCCGACGTAGGGTCTGGTAAGTTTGATCCGTTGAACGAAGAGCCGGAATTTTCAAATGCTAGCTGCACGGCCTTATTTGAAACTACCTGCCTGACCCGGCATTATCATCAAACGGTGCGCAAGATGATAACAAACGTACTGAAAGGAGCGGATAACGTGCCCATCAGTGCTGGAAGAACTTT GACTCCTGGGGAATTCTACACTAACTATGACTGTTCGGAGATGGTTTTCAATCCGGAAATTCCACAACCTTCGAAAGTAAAATACCCAAGCAGGAATCGTAGTCTATTGGCACTAGCATTGGTACAAAAGAGTTTCTTGGAGAATTACAACCCGGTTGTTCCGCTTGCCGTGTCCAATACCGACGCATTGATGTTCGACTACTACCATGAGTGCgctaaaaaacacaaatgttAA
- the LOC131293646 gene encoding ER degradation-enhancing alpha-mannosidase-like protein 2, which translates to MIRWRNLHFSPGQSMVALLWCCVAGWGLFSIADVECLRRYTQDDMHRLRERVRSMFQHAYGGYLRHGAPYDELRPLSCDGIDTWGSYSLTLVDALDTLAVMGNYTEFARVVELLNGRSFDADINVSVFETNIRIVGGLLSAHLLSHQAGLEAVGLVEPGWPCEGPLLRMAEDVAQRLLPAFETATGMPYGTVNLRHGVPYGETAVTCTAGIGTFILEFGTLSRLTGNPVYEDVAMNALHALYDHRSPIGLYGNHIDVQTGRWIAQDAGIGAGVDSYYEYLIKGSLLLEQPDLMATFLESKAAIDRYLKRDDWYVWVSMTKGQLTLPVFQSLEAYWPGLLSLYGNTTEALRVLHSYQAVWRQYGFLPEFYNIPTGEAGTNRENYPLRPELIESVMYLYRATGDPFLLEVGENMLESIEHSAKTACGYATIRNVQSHQQEDRMESFFLAETTKYLYLLFDPSNFLHNDGRIGNIVQTTVAGETEQCVVAGGGYIFNTEAHPIDPMALRCCEARHTNMFGTADANHVDQPSHRGELYQRGLKKNKKLNKADGSQEKGSTVDTPIHLHTTVATAVEEIKPMVTDDTIDTTKLPCSTISRDLMGDGDGTGRGSGAVDGGVKSKTISSTVTVSSQDQSSKKPLNPENLSELPAEMDEETTGSTAALTEPDLLLAVPPANGNPDDLIVPQNVPSVVVDEARSLDGQRHEKDGNDEDKPAAMLVKLVQNMFRSAARHAPGSGGGVKFDREKFYHHWNRVGGSTRKDSSNASSTTSAGEPLVIRPRYDLLTCRAQPYLQRITLMGEFY; encoded by the exons ATGATACGTTGGCGGAATCTACACTTTTCGCCGGGCCAGTCGATGGTCGCTTTGTTATGGTGCTGCGTCGCCGGATGGGGACTGTTTTCCATAGCAGACGTAGAATGCCTCCGGAGATACACGCAGGATGATATGCACAGATTACG CGAAAGAGTCCGCAGTATGTTCCAGCACGCCTACGGCGGCTACTTACGCCATGGTGCACCGTATGACGAACTGCGGCCCTTATCGTGCGATGGAATTGACACTTGGGGGAGTTATTCACTGACGTTAGTCGACGCTCTGGATACGCTTGCCGTGATGGGTAACTACACGGAGTTCGCCCGCGTTGTCGAGCTACTGAACGGCCGTTCTTTCGATGCGGACATCAATGTATCGGTTTTCGAAACGAACATTCGGATCGTCGGTGGATTACTGTCAGCGCACTTGCTGTCCCACCAGGCCGGTTTAGAAGCGGTAGGCCTCGTGGAGCCCGGTTGGCCCTGCGAAGGACCTCTGTTGCGCATGGCAGAAGACGTGGCGCAACGTTTGCTGCCGGCATTTGAAACTGCCACCGGAATGCCCTACGGAACGGTGAATCTCCGCCACGGTGTTCCCTACGGTGAAACCGCCGTTACATGCACCGCTGGCATCGGCACGTTTATTCTAGAATTTGGGACACTAAGCCGTCTGACTGGGAATCCGGTGTACGAGGACGTGGCCATGAATGCTCTCCACGCATTGTACGATCACCGGTCGCCTATCGGACTTTACGGGAATCATATTGATGTGCAGACCGGCCGATGGATTGCTCAGGATGCCGGTATCGGTGCCGGTGTGGATTCATACTACGAGTATTTGATTAAAGGATCACTGCTGCTCGAGCAGCCTGACCTGATGGCAACATTCCTGGAGAGCAAAGCGGCTATCGACCGTTATCTAAAACGTGACGATTGGTACGTATGGGTCAGTATGACCAAAGGACAGCTTACGTTGCCCGTCTTCCAGTCCCTCGAAGCGTACTGGCCGGGGTTGTTGAGCCTGTACGGAAACACTACGGAGGCGCTCCGTGTACTGCACAGTTACCAAGCAGTTTGGCGGCAGTACGGGTTTTTGCCCGAGTTCTACAATATACCCACTGGTGAGGCTGGAACGAACCGTGAAAACTATCCGCTGCGTCCGGAACTGATCGAGTCGGTAATGTACCTGTATCGTGCGACGGGCGATCCGTTTTTGCTCGAGGTCGGTGAAAATATGCTCGAAAGCATCGAGCACAGCGCCAAAACGGCATGTGGTTACGCGACGATACGGAATGTGCAGAGCCACCAGCAGGAGGACCGTATGGAATCGTTTTTCCTAGCAGAAACCACAAAATATCTGTACCTTCTGTTTGATCCGAGCAACTTCCTGCACAATGATGGCCGAATTGGCAACATCGTACAGACCACCGTAGCAGGCGAGACCGAGCAGTGCGTGGTTGCGGGAGGTGGTTACATATTCAACACGGAAGCACACCCAATTGATCCGATGGCATTACGGTGTTGTGAGGCGCGCCACACTAATATGTTTGGCACTGCAGATGCCAACCATGTAGATCAACCCAGCCATCGTGGGGAGCTTTACCAACGGGgtttaaaaaagaacaagaaattGAATAAGGCAGATGGCAGCCAAGAAAAAGGCTCGACTGTAGACACTCCGATTCATCTGCATACGACGGTCGCAACCGCCGTAGAAGAAATCAAACCGATGGTAACCGATGACACGATCGACACCACTAAGCTTCCATGCAGCACAATCAGCCGCGATTTGATGGGGGATGGTGATGGAACCGGGCGGGGGTCAGGTGCGGTTGATGGGGGtgtgaaaagcaaaaccatCTCGTCGACAGTGACCGTCTCAAGTCAAGACCAATCAAGTAAAAAACCTCTAAACCCCGAAAACCTGAGCGAGTTACCTGCTGAGATGGACGAAGAAACCACGGGATCAACAGCAGCGTTAACCGAACCCGATTTACTGTTGGCAGTGCCGCCAGCAAACGGAAACCCGGATGATTTGATAGTTCCGCAAAATGTTCCATCGGTTGTGGTCGACGAAGCGCGTAGTTTGGACGGGCAACGCCATGAGAAGGACGGCAATGACGAAGATAAACCGGCGGCGATGCTGGTGAAACTTGTGCAGAACATGTTTCGGTCAGCCGCCCGTCACGCACCGGGGTCTGGAGGAGGGGTCAAATTCGATCGAGAAAAGTTTTATCACCATTGGAATCGAGTTGGTGGCAGCACGCGTAAAGACAGCTCCAATGCCTCATCAACAACCTCGGCGGGAGAACCGCTAGTTATCCGACCGCGGTACGACTTGCTTACGTGTCGAGCGCAACCCTACTTACAACGGATAACGCTGATGGGAGAGTTTTACTGA
- the LOC131293643 gene encoding protein Malvolio-like, producing MRCRYYFIEASLALLVSFIINVFVVSVFAQDLYGKTNQNVIDTCANTPFAGDINSAFVANNVTAEINIYKAGLVLGCFYGGASMYVWAIGILAAGQSSTMTGTYAGQFAMEGFLNLQWVRWKRVLFTRTVAVIPAFYVAFFSRLEDLTKMNDILNAVMALQLPFAAIPTVAFTCCSALMLEFVNGAVEKIISIALSFTVIGVNLYFIIANLEHVELTALMIFGVVVFGVFYITFNAYLILHMMVYMGNKTLAGNRFVQRFVLVERWDDNTFVTNVPSANEQS from the exons ATGCGATGCCGGTACTACTTCATTGAGGCATCGTTGGCGCTTTTGGTTTCCTTCATAATAAACGTGTTTGTGGTGTCGGTCTTTGCACAAGATCTGTATGGGAAAACCAATCAAAATGTG ATCGACACATGCGCCAATACTCCATTTGCTGGTGATATTAACTCGGCATTCGTCGCAAACAATGTCACTGCCGAGATCAACATCTACAAGGCCGGGCTGGTATTAGGATGTTTCTACGGTGGAGCGTCAATGTATGTTTGGGCCATTGGTATTTTAGCTGCGGGTCAAAGTTCGACCATGACTGGAACCTATGCGGGACAGTTTGCGATGGAG GGTTTTCTGAATTTGCAATGGGTGCGATGGAAGCGAGTGTTGTTCACTCGAACAGTGGCCGTTATTCCCgcgttttatgttgcattctTTAGTCGATTGGAGGACCTGACGAAGATGAATGATATACTTAATGCAGTAATGGCACTGCAACTGCCATTTGCTGCAATTCCCACAGTAGCATTTACGTGTTGCAGTGCACTCATGCTCGAGTTCGTCAATGGAGC ggttgaaaaaataatttctatCGCCCTGAGCTTTACCGTGATTGGAGTAAATCTATATTTTATCATTGCAAACCTGGAACATGTGGAGCTGACTGCTCTGATGATATTTGGTGTTG TGGTTTTTGGCGTTTTCTACATCACATTCAATGCATACCTTATTCTCCATATGATGGTTTATATGGGCAACAAAACTCTAGCAGGCAATAGG TTCGTTCAACGGTTTGTCTTAGTGGAGCGCTGGGATGATAACACGTTTGTCACGAACGTACCATCGGCTAATGAGCAGAGTTGA
- the LOC131285142 gene encoding nucleolar complex protein 3 homolog, which yields MVKLKKKSIKAKAQTKGKKVKQVQSYGKTKSNASNGATNRFRDDKPRRPTSADLEKAYRRNIQSEMYNRERVDHLLPIKVKGKGLVTRTAPKQLGNKHSATNDLSDGDVSDTDEDSRQAVSKEQEIVTLADLLVKRDAEIKEKQFLIGASCAAILENPEARIENLGNLVDLVRDINRDGSINFLAIRKTAIISLVEVFKDIVPEYRIGIVDKEQQTLKKDTLSRINYENKLLTYYKQFLKHLERITEKYTRMLRESKKLSTDTRQLLETTVQCMCDLVLAHPYFNYSPNIVQVLVIMLNDAKESVRKIVHSCFSTLFKTDARLDLSYHTVRHINMLIKKKERNIFPEMVSCLKYLQIHRINMHEETLLELKKQKLEKQKSYFINMSRKERKRKKKLQELEKDIFETKAEESKQVVRRKLTDISKMAFMIYFKILKCYPDSRVLSATLEGLSKFAHTINIEFFADLVELLNNLLVNASLGYREQLHCIQTVFVILSGQGEVLNIDPARFYSHFYKNLLYVNAGKNHEDMESILKTLDIILFKRRRNVTYYRFVGFVKRLATLCLQVLPNGSLGLISLIRSCMNMNQQLDILLDTEADVGSGKFDPLNEEPEFSNASCTALFETTCLTRHYHQTVRKMITNVLKGADNVPISAGRTLTPGEFYTNYDCSEMVFNPEIPQPSKVKYPSRNRSLLALALVQKSFLENYNPVVPLAVSNTDALMFDYYHECAKKHKC from the exons ATGgtgaaattgaagaaaaaatctaTCAAAGCAAAGGCCCAAACTAAAG gaaaaaaagtgaaacaagtGCAGTCTTATGGCAAAACTAAATCCAACGCCTCCAATGGCGCCACGAACCGTTTTCGGGACGATAAACCGAGAAGGCCTACCTCCGCGGATCTGGAAAAGGCGTACCGAAGGAACATTCAGTCTGAAATGTACAACAGGGAACGAGTGGACCATTTGTTGCCTATCAAAGTCAAAGGCAAAGGATTGGTTACCCGTACGGCTCCCAAGCAACTGGGCAATAAACATAGCGCGACAAACGATCTGTCAGACGGAGACGTATCGGACACGGACGAGGATAGCAGGCAAGCGGTTTCCAAGGAGCAGGAAATCGTCACGCTAGCTGACCTGCTGGTTAAACGCGACGCGGAGATCAAAGAGAAGCAGTTTCTAATAGGAGCGTCCTGTGCAGCAATATTGGAAAATCCTGAAGCCAGGATCGAAAATCTGGGTAATTTAGTCGATTTGGTGCGGGATATCAACCGAGATGGGTCGATTAATTTCCTTGCTATTCGCAAAACTGCTATTATATCACTGGTGGAAGTTTTTAAGGACATAGTTCCAGAATATCGCATCGGCATTGTAGACAAAGAACAGCAAACAT TAAAAAAGGATACACTCTCCAGAATAAATTACGAAAACAAGCTTTTGACATACTATAAGCAATTTCTGAAACATCTGGAGCGCATAACGGAGAAATATACTCGGATGCTGCGGGaatcgaaaaaattgtccacTGATACTCGTcagttgctagaaactaccGTACAGTGTATGTGCGATTTGGTTTTGGCACATCCGTACTTCAACTATAGCCCAAATATTGTCCAGGTGCTCGTTATCATGCTGAACGATGCGAAGGAAAGTGTTCGAAAAATAGTTCACTCATGTTTCAGTACGCTATTCAAGACCGATGCAAGATTGGATCTAAGCTACCAT ACGGTTCGCCATATTAACATGCTGATAAAAAAGAAggaacgaaacatttttccgGAAATGGTGTCCTGCCTCAAATATCTGCAGATCCATCGAATCAATATGCACGAGGAAACATTGCTAGAgctgaaaaagcaaaaactagAGAAACAAAAGTCGTACTTCATCAACATGTCACGAAAGGAACgtaagcgaaagaaaaaacttcAGGAATTGGAAAAGGACATCTTCGAAACGAAGGCCGAGGAAAGCAAACAGGTGGTACGACGCAAGCTGACCGACATTTCCAAAATGgcttttatgatttatttcaaaatattaaaatgctATCCCGATTCACGGGTTCTGAGTGCAACACTGGAAGGGCTTTCGAAGTTCGCGCACACTATCAATATTGAATTCTTTGCCGATTTGGTGGAATTGCTAAACAATCTACTAGTAAACGCTTCGCTTGGGTATCGCGAGCAATTGCACTGTATCCAAACCGTGTTCGTTATCCTCAGTGGACAGGGAGAAGTTCTAAATATCGATCCAGCAAGATTTTATTcgcatttttacaaaaatcttCTGTATGTTAATGCAG GTAAAAATCATGAAGATATGGAATCAATCCTAAAAACATTGGACATCATTCTCTTCAAGCGTCGTCGTAACGTTACGTACTATCGCTTTGTTGGTTTTGTAAAGCGTCTTGCTACGCTTTGTCTTCAGGTGCTGCCTAACGGGTCCCTTGGTCTGATATCGTTGATTCGCAGCTGTATGAACATGAATCAACAGCTCGACATTCTGCTTGATACGGAAGCCGACGTAGGGTCTGGTAAGTTTGATCCGTTGAACGAAGAGCCGGAATTTTCAAATGCTAGCTGCACGGCCTTATTTGAAACTACCTGCCTGACCCGGCATTATCATCAAACGGTGCGCAAGATGATAACAAACGTACTGAAAGGAGCGGATAACGTGCCCATCAGTGCTGGAAGAACTTT GACTCCTGGGGAATTCTACACTAACTATGACTGTTCGGAGATGGTTTTCAATCCGGAAATTCCACAACCTTCGAAAGTAAAATACCCAAGCAGGAATCGTAGTCTATTGGCACTAGCATTGGTACAAAAGAGTTTCTTGGAGAATTACAACCCGGTTGTTCCGCTTGCCGTGTCCAATACCGACGCATTGATGTTCGACTACTACCATGAGTGCgctaaaaaacacaaatgttAA